From a single Candidatus Zixiibacteriota bacterium genomic region:
- a CDS encoding response regulator, with product MTEEFTPITVLVVDDEKIIRELLGDTLEALGFKTITADCYKQAVEYLENKNIDIVVSDIVLPDKSGSELIKYIKNKYPRIPVLAISGKDVSVESIYKAGADGFIAKPFRISIVEDMIKKALIKYDINNVKPIAKGKNILVVDDEPSIVSTLIDSLDILGYQAEGAADGQDGLELLAAGKFDLVITDIKMPVKNGIDFMHEIKSKYPDLPVVIITGYPLAYPPKIASTEGADGYIAKPFRINQIEKILIKLLYN from the coding sequence TTGACTGAAGAATTTACACCAATTACAGTGCTTGTTGTCGATGATGAGAAAATTATCCGCGAATTGCTGGGTGATACTCTCGAGGCATTGGGTTTTAAAACCATAACCGCTGATTGTTATAAGCAAGCTGTCGAATACCTGGAGAATAAAAATATCGATATTGTTGTATCGGATATAGTCCTGCCGGATAAATCAGGAAGCGAACTGATTAAATATATAAAAAATAAATATCCCCGAATTCCAGTTCTGGCTATCTCCGGCAAAGATGTTTCTGTTGAATCGATATACAAAGCCGGCGCGGATGGTTTTATAGCTAAACCATTCAGGATAAGTATAGTTGAGGATATGATTAAAAAAGCCCTGATAAAATACGACATTAATAACGTTAAACCTATCGCCAAAGGAAAAAATATCCTTGTAGTTGATGACGAACCTTCTATCGTAAGCACATTAATCGACTCGCTGGATATTCTTGGCTATCAAGCTGAGGGTGCCGCTGATGGCCAGGATGGGTTAGAGTTATTAGCAGCTGGTAAGTTCGATTTAGTTATAACGGATATTAAGATGCCCGTTAAAAACGGCATCGATTTTATGCATGAGATAAAGAGTAAATATCCCGACCTGCCGGTGGTAATCATCACAGGCTACCCGCTGGCTTACCCGCCTAAAATAGCATCAACCGAGGGGGCTGACGGTTATATCGCCAAACCTTTCAGGATTAATCAAATCGAAAAGATTCTCATTAAACTGCTGTATAATTAA
- the manB gene encoding phosphomannomutase/phosphoglucomutase (converts mannose-6-phosphate to mannose-1-phosphate; the resulting product is then converted to GDP-mannose by ManC which is then used in the synthesis of mannose-containing glycoconjugates that are important for mediating entry into host cells), which translates to MQFDRTIFKAYDIRGIYPKQVNTEIYKALGIAAGNVLNCKSCVVGRDMRSSSIELAQAFTDGMRSTGSDVTDVGLVSTDALYFAVGKYGYDCGAMITASHNPSEYNGLKMCKAKAEPLSSETDLKDIRSLLETDGFKTSAKQGSLNSKDIISDFISHVLSFIDISAVKPFKIVIDAGNGMAGLIVPELFKKLPCELIPMYFELDGSFPNHPASPIEPENIAALCRKILDEKADFGAAFDGDADRMFLVDENAKPLGGDMVTALVSRSILQKEKGSNIIYNLICSKAVPEVIGKGGGNAIRTRVGHAFIKTLMKKNNAIFGGEHSGHFYFRDNWFADSGLIAFAVCLELLSKEQLKLSELTASFDHYYRSGEINSRVDDIPAKLKELVNEFSDAKIDYLDGVTIDCGNYWFNIRPSNTEPLLRLNLEADTEQLMKENTENILKIIRK; encoded by the coding sequence ATGCAATTTGACCGGACAATCTTTAAGGCTTATGATATCAGAGGTATATATCCCAAGCAGGTAAATACGGAAATATATAAAGCTTTGGGAATAGCCGCAGGAAACGTGCTTAATTGTAAATCCTGCGTAGTGGGAAGAGATATGCGCAGTTCATCAATTGAGTTGGCGCAGGCATTTACCGATGGCATGCGTTCAACCGGCTCTGATGTTACGGATGTCGGCCTTGTTTCAACGGATGCTTTGTATTTTGCGGTCGGTAAATATGGATATGATTGCGGAGCTATGATTACAGCCTCGCATAATCCCTCAGAATACAACGGCCTTAAGATGTGCAAAGCCAAGGCTGAACCATTGTCCTCGGAGACCGATCTTAAAGATATTCGCAGCCTTTTAGAGACTGACGGTTTTAAAACATCCGCTAAACAAGGTTCTCTAAATAGCAAGGATATAATTTCGGATTTTATCAGCCATGTATTATCCTTTATCGATATTTCTGCTGTAAAACCGTTTAAAATCGTCATTGATGCCGGTAATGGTATGGCCGGCTTAATTGTGCCCGAGCTCTTTAAAAAGCTTCCCTGTGAACTGATACCGATGTATTTCGAGCTTGACGGCAGTTTCCCGAACCATCCTGCCAGCCCAATCGAACCGGAGAACATCGCCGCTCTTTGCCGGAAAATTCTCGATGAAAAAGCCGATTTCGGAGCGGCTTTCGATGGTGATGCCGACCGGATGTTTTTAGTCGATGAAAATGCCAAACCGCTCGGCGGCGACATGGTTACGGCGTTAGTCTCCCGCTCAATACTTCAAAAGGAAAAAGGCTCAAATATTATCTACAACCTTATTTGCTCGAAGGCTGTACCGGAAGTTATTGGAAAAGGCGGCGGCAATGCAATACGCACCCGTGTCGGACATGCTTTTATTAAGACATTGATGAAAAAAAACAACGCCATTTTCGGCGGCGAGCATTCAGGCCATTTCTATTTTAGGGATAATTGGTTTGCCGATTCCGGGCTTATAGCTTTTGCTGTATGTCTCGAGCTTTTAAGCAAAGAGCAATTGAAATTATCCGAGTTGACAGCCTCGTTTGACCACTATTACCGCAGCGGTGAGATTAATTCTCGGGTTGACGATATTCCAGCCAAACTGAAAGAGCTTGTTAATGAATTCAGCGATGCCAAAATTGACTATCTCGATGGCGTTACTATTGATTGCGGCAATTACTGGTTTAACATCAGACCATCAAACACAGAACCCTTATTGAGACTTAATCTCGAAGCCGATACCGAACAATTAATGAAAGAAAACACCGAGAACATTCTGAAAATAATCAGGAAATAA